The genomic DNA AgcttattttcaaaaaaagtcCGAGTGGAAGGTACCAGCAAATAAGAACCCTACAATACTGGATATATTTTGGTTTTGTATGTGGGTAGTTCGACAAACAATTATGTTCAGAAATAACCAACAGTATTTGACGGGTAAGGCAATACCATTACACTACAGGCGACGGGCAAGTCATCACCATAAAGATACTCCGAGTAAACATACGTTCTCACAATCTGCTTCGTGTTTCATGTTTAGCGTCTTAACTACGTAACCGTATACGATGGAGTCGTAAAAATGGTGTACTCATGATTATGTGCCATGGAAGCGTGGAATATGATCCTTTTGACGTACTTATTATCAGTAGGTATGTATTATGATTATTGACCGAGAGCTTGTGATATCTAGACACATTTTAGAAAGGCTTTATGCTATTCTATCATAGGCATAGGCCGAATCAATGACCAGCTGACagggcgcggtttcacctgcgtggtttccgttcccgtgtgaatacggggataatatatagcctatccGCCTTCCTCtataattgggctatctaacactgaaagaatttttgaaatcggaccagtagttcctgagattagcgcgttcaatcaaacaaacaaacaaaaaaacaaacaaactcttaagctttataataatagaagatagaagataCAGGACTTCCGGACTACAGGGCCCccacgtgtgaaagcaaaaattaataaaatgtagacAATTACAATCTCTTttttacgtctttgccggtagggttgtaactaaccacggccgaagcctcccaccagctagacctggaccaattaggaaaccTCTATCGAGGATCGAACCTCTggcttgtaaatccactgcgccatggaaaaactatcttacattgcatcatcaggtgagaaggtgagattgtagtcaaaggctaacttgtagagaattaaaaaaatatataaagttacaaactgttttttttttgcgaccccgcattagtaaacgcagtgttggtcgacgccccaccaggtggactgactacaTGAAGCGACAGCGATTCGTAGGATGCAGGtcgcttagtatcgtgatgtttggaagtccctacaaaaggcctatgtcctgcagtggacgtccatcggccaatatgatgatggtgatgatgatgatgatgatgttttttttttgcaatatttgtatagataaactTATTAATACGATTAATAAAGCAAAAGCTAACAATAATGCGCGTAAAACAATGTAATACCTAGATGTAATCACAAGTCGATAATTTATCACGCTGACTTACGAGCGGGAAGGGACGTGGCGTTGAGAAATGACTAAATATTACTCTTCTTTACTCCCGGCCTTCGAGACATGTCAACAGGGGATTAACTGGTGATAAATAGATGTAAATGTTGCATCGATTGATAGTTGAGACTCGACTGGCTCGCAGGACCAATAGCTCATTGACATTCAATAACATTATCAGTCTATACGGCCCATTtcaggcaaagattttataagatactagcggatgcccgcgacttcgtccgcgtgaaactcgatgtaaattatcaactacctctaccctaccctactcctaccctacccacaATTAGGGGTATAAATAacagatgttggcctattctcatagataccgaataggcacaaaaaatttcatcaaaatcggtcaagccgtttcggaggagtatgacaacgaaaactgtgacacgagaattttatatattagatgtcACTGACGCGTCAAAAGTGAGGCGAAcgaaggtggctaattgtcttatttTCATTCAATCGCATAGTAAACATCCTCCAGActccgattgcggagggtgtgggttccaatccggtccgaggcatgcaccaccaacttttcagttatgtgcattttaagaaattaggtaagtatcacgtgtctcaaacggtgaaggaaaaacatcgtgaggaaacctgcataccagagaatttttttaattctctgggtgtgtgaagactgccaatccacattgggccggTGTGGTGAACCATTGGCTAATATTAAATTCCTTACCGACCACTACTCAGGTGTAGGTAATTGGTAATGAACGGGACCAGCGGTTTGACAAACTTGCGACCGAGCACGTTTCACCAACAACTACCAAACTCctagctgagaattttaactaaatttttttagaagaaactAGCTGTCTCCTCTTTGCCTAGGACTAggaaggtggctaattgtcttatttTCATTCAATCGCATAGTAAACATCCTCCAGActccgattgcggagggtgtgggttccaatccggtccgaggcatgcaccaccaacttttcagttatgtgcattttaagaaattaggtaaatatcacgtgtctcaaagcatcgtgaggaaatctacatacctgacaattttcttcattatctccgtatgtaaagtctgccaatccgtagcCAGACTGCCACTTAACATCAAGCAAGATCGTAGTCAAAGACTAACTCATCATTGATAAAAAATCCTCAGCATTTTCACAGTCTATACGGATATTGTTCGCAAACTGCGTTACCGTTCAATAAATGTACGCAAGCCGTCAAATCCACGATTAATTATCCAGTTAACAGCATCAATCAACTAATGGGGATTTTATAACGCGGTCAGAAACATAAACGATTCCCATCCACTCAATTTCAAACCTTATAATTATGAGAATAAAGTGCATTATCGCTTTGTATCATCCGTTTTTATGGATAACAAAACGTAATGGGTGAAGTGTAATTAGCAGAAAGAGCATCGCGCCGGTACTGTGGCACTAACCGAGTTTATTGTTGTTTGGGATAAAGTgaacagaaattaaaattaatggtaGTGGCTGGTGCTGGTGTGTTTTAAACTTTTCTTTTACTCATGATGACTATTGTTGTGGTTGTGCTactctacgagtatgtatgtacaCATAGAGATGACGACAGTTAATTGTAGGtatttaatagtataataatagggtaatgattttaaacttatttcgtggttgttcattccaaatattatttaaacgggtacataccaaaccctaataacaaaagcgatttcgtgagtgtggtttgcctaaacagacaaaaacgtgaggttgttgaaaaaaaaaaataacaagaaagagggtagatcgattctgcccctaacagctgctgtcaacttcgcatctcgcaaacttgagtcccgtcgtgaccacgtgATTAAAAAtctcgtggtatgtacccgtttaaataatattagatagggtagttgactcaaatcaaatttaatataaacaatattaatttcgtatatttttaaacgaacgtcaaaaacgctgtcctccattttgtgacgtcacaatttacTAAACGTCAAGCTAattgttaagtaatattttcGTCAAACGCTTCTATAATATCtaggtattattaaataatttaaactattaaaaaaaaattaagactaagaattaaaaggataataaaatctaaattttaaataaataaaataattataacaaacatacaccatctaattgttcacccacaGGCAAGGCACCCAATACGCACAATATTAATTTGGGATTTTTTCCCTATAGGGAGGGCAAAATCTTGAAAATCCTAAAATAGGCAGGTTTAAATGCAAAAGTTCTCGCATCTATTATAGTAATGACATAAAAAAATGCTGAACTCTACTTCAAAAAGGAATTTGTTAGCCAGATTAGCGGTTACTGGCAGTTTGCCAtaatcaaatttcatttaaaaaaatgggtTCACAGAcgttaaaaattttcttttaacttaaaaaatactatttttttaacttattatctaaattgcaataatgttttgcaCTTATGTGTATTTTGTACGTGGAgaggaattgttttttttttttatttcaccataatcatatcagccgacggatttccactgcaggacataggccttttgtagggacttccaaacatcaccatcCTAAggcgcttgcatccagcgaatccctgcgactcgcttgatatcgttagtccacctggtcgatcaacactgcgttttctaatgcggggtcgctattccagcaccttggggccgcaacatccatcggctcttcgaactatatgccccgcctaatgccacttaagcttcgcgacacgtttaGCTATGTCTTTAGTATggtgatctcctcatttctgactcaatcacgcaaagatactcctagcttagctcgttccatcacccgctgtgtgactctgagccttcataaGAGGCCCACAGttggcgaccaagtctcagaaccataggtcatcactggcaacacgtgACTTTTTTCGTCGTCATTGCCGAGTTGACCGTGGACGGTCACTATGAGTTAGAGATGAATTTTTAGCTTGAGCTGTTCTAGAACTAAATATCAAAACATGATAAAAGCTCcaatattatactttattaaGCCACTTAAACTCGCACTAATAAATTATGAGATCGGTAAAATGATAACTGCATCAGGAATTCACAATTTTGTTATCTATTGATAATATTGCCTATTGGATTACGCAATCATCATTAATAGATCATGACGAATGACATGGTCTTTGGATTGCCGGCAGAgtaaaaatagttatttgttcAACAAGACAGCAATGGTCGTTTTCGCTGCGAGTTCTGAGTTTTGAATCCTGAGCATTGTGAGGGATTCAATGACACAAGAAGcgaaatactaaaataatgtgAACATTTTTGTCTCACGGAGTGAATAAACGCCACTTTCGCTTACTGTTTTTAAGCAGCATTTTTGAGCTAGAGAggtgaaaaaatatatagttcattttatactatgtaatgtCAATAAACATGgttaattgatttaaaataactaGCGTATTTACTGTAAAAgtccgaaaaaaatattattataaaaacaaaataccagACTGCTTAAGCTTAATGagctgaaaagagaaaaacagtTTTCAGTTTATTATAATGCCGCAGGCGGCAACAAACAATTCGGTCAAAGGATGATCTGCCAAAACTATGTTTGTCACtgtcaccgcatgcggcaaCATAAAGCGTTTAGTTAGAATttaacttattttcttttttcagttcagcaatattttataacgttagttaatttaaaaattgcaggtgatttttttgttctataattatcatttatccTACTgaccaacattttttttatttttcagtaaataaacTATCATATAAAATTGATTACCACAGTAATAAATTAGTGTCTCACTCGTGACGACTACATTAATTGAACCAAAAGACAAGCAATATAGAATAATGATGTCAACTTTTTGAGTGAGTCAACTACAAATTCACGCGGCTGACGTACTGATAAGAAAAGGTTAATTGATGAACAAAGTAATCTCAATAATTAGTGAtctagcaaaaaaaaaaaataacatcacatTAATATGTTAGTtataattcatctttaatatCTTTCACTACACCGTCTACCGCTAGCTTCTCATACTTTTCAATGAAATCATCCCAAAACTTCACTTTATCTTTGTATAGATGTGGCTGCATCTTTAACTCTTCGCTTATTATTAAAGCCTGTCTGTTTTCTTTAGTAGCTGGTTTCCAAGTAAAGTCACTGCCTGGAGGTGTGGGGTTTCTGAAAAAGAGAACCGAAAAGTAAATATCAGTGTGCCAGAATCTACAAATAGGCAAACgagacgtttcaaaagttctcgtaaactaagcttacatgaaattaacatattttgataTCATCATTTCAGCTGATGCGATGCACTTCAGGACGTtgcccttttgtagggactttcaaacatcaggATCCTGAGCCGCGTGCATCCAACGaaaccctgcgactcgcttgatgtcatcagtcctcCTGATGAGCGGTCcgccaacactgcgttttagtgcgggtcgccattccagcaccttagaaccccaacgtccattggctcttccaACTATagacctcataagaaggctcaaattCACACGCCTTCTGTGTAACTCTAAgccgatggaacgagctatgctcggaaaATCGCTGCACGATCGAATCATAGATAAAagaatccgcagaagaaccaaagtcccGACATAGCTCCACGAGTCGcttagctgaagtggcaataatTAGTAACTTTATGTTATACAAAATTTTGCGAGTTTGACAAAGATAAATtacaatgaaatataaaaattattcctCACCCAGTTTTAGCAAAATCAGCAAAAAGTTTGACCATTGACCATACTACTTTAATTTCTTCAGAGTCCTCGGATTCCAACAATTTCCTGTAAACTTTTCTGTGTTTCTGGCAAATAAATAGATAACATAGTTCATCGCCGATAGATGCCCCCCACGTGCCGTCGAGAGTTCTTGCTTCTTCTAAAATGCTCTTTTTTCGGAAATTTAAATCACCGCTATAGTCAAACATGTAGTAATAAACAGGTGAATCAGTAGTGTTTGTATATTTGCGAACTGTGTTATCAATTGGATAAAAAACTTCCATGTCTCCAACTTGATTCATATACTCGCttggtttacttatttttacgtAGCCTTCCTCAAAATAAAAGTCTTTAATGTCTTCAATCGCTTTATAGTATATGTGatcgtttaatttaaaatggtaATTGACTCTGCGCGGGAACAATAGCAGAAAATCTCTGTCAGCATAAGTAAGAAAATTAGGCATGTGTAAATACCGTTCACTTATTTCTATCGCTTCTCTTGAATTGAAACCGATCATCACCGGGACTGATACTTGAATAGTACTGTTTTCTGGAAGTTTGGTAAGTATCGCATCGTCATGTTCGATTTCAACAACAGGACCAAATTCTACGACACCTCTTTGTACTGCTCTCGCTTCATCCGCGTCAATTGATAACAGTTCAGCTTCTGTTAATTTAAATGCTGATACACCAGACATGCGTTGGAGAAATAGTTCACTTGTCGTAGCTTTCTCCTTCAGATAATCTGCGAGAGCGATTGCTCTTTTTTTCGCATTATAAGTCATAAATAATGGATGGTGAGCAGACTGACTTTGCATTACAGCTGCACTAAATAAACCTTTCGCTTTTGGGGAATGCAATAATATATCTACAATCACTCCTCCACCTAAATTGCCCATTAGAGTTACTCTTGATGGATCGCCACCAAagttaataatgttatctttaatCCATTTTAAAGCCAATATTACATCCCTTATCCCGTTATTACCAGGAAGTATTTCGTCTTCAAATGATACGAAACCTAAGGATCCGATTCTGTGATTCAGTGTTACTATAATAACttcttctttcatgaaaaagtCGTTCCCATATTCTTTAGTAGCATTATATGTTGATCTAAAGTTTTCGTTATACAGAAATACTATAACTGGCAATGAATTTTCTTTACTCGGCAGTTTTGGCGTGTGAATGCTTAAATGTAAACAATCTTCATCGCCAGCAAACCCGTAATTTTTAACATTTCTTTGTGGTAAGTAATACTGTGCACAAGTTTTTCTCGCATTTTTTGCTTCCAAAACATCTTCCCATCCTGGGTGTGGTACTGGTGCCTGTAACAAATATGCAGGTTATAAAAAAGTTCAATTTAAATTCCcgctaaataaatatgtaacatatttataaaaaaaaatatttgttaaataaattgaacatttttttaatgattagaACTCACCTTAAACCTTAAATTGCCAATCGGCGGTAGAGCATACGGTATACTCAAAAATGCATAATGTTTTTCATCGGGAAATATTGATTTCACTTCTAAACCAGATACTTTTCCCGATTTTGTTTCAACTATCACATTTCCTGTTGCTTCATTtagacaaaaaacaaataaaagaattaaactAACACTAGGGACAGCCATTGTAAtggatttattaattttgttacatttgtttaCAGTCTTTACATATGTGTTTATGACTGACGTGTTCTACAGATAAATGATTTGTAATCTAACCGGCGTTTAGTGATAGCGCAGCGCAATTATTGACTGAACATCGAGCTGATAATGTTAGCGGTAATTCTTTGTATCGGATTAAAGTTGCTGGTAACTAATCTAGGTGTTTATGAACCATAAATTTCTATGCTTCTGGGTATTTTGGTCgaagtaggtatttataattatttaactgtATCTTTTTTTCATTAGTAGAATGTACCTACGTGGGATTTATGACACTAAATTATACAATCGTTTGTAGACACGTATACCAAAGGTTTCATAAATAAAACCGgtacaagtgcgagtcggactcgcccaccgagggtttcTTACCGATTACGtatctacataaaaaaaatatgacttatttacaaatatatattgaGAAatgtccaccagtaagcaccggatgacatttgttacatagaatctcaattatGTATATgacaactagcatacgtcaaagatagtgaattaacgTGATAGCGAAGAGGTGGCCCAACACGCATTTGGCTAGTTTATTTTATCCActcaatcagaaaaaatatctaaatatgtatttaaaatacgtGATTGGGGAAATATTAATCCATTTTTTTAGGTACATGGCTGTAGTGAAGTCTTAAAATACCAAACAGGTTAAGATTTATGTTCATTGTTATTGTGAAATTTCTTAAgaagttaagaaaattatatggatgatttttgttttgattCCATTCAGTTGCATACTTGAATGGCCACAAACTATGGAACAAAACGTTGCAAATTGACCTCCATTGGACCGTTTCCAGtaaaaagtaggtaataatGGGAATGataactaggtttgaatatattgatttttttaagacaTTCGGAAAAATAggttcaatattaactaatatgtaaaaaacaaagattgactggatgtttgcaaaataaagaagattataaaatttcacaaTCTATCGTTTAAAtgtaaattcatacatttttagcttccttacattaaacgtgataTGTTCCAATATAtgatctataaaaataaacgcacaaataacatgaatatttgtaattatgtttgaacgcccatacaaatctatcgatcagcgaatcaacaacgtcattaattcgagccattttgtatggagagtttttcagggatccatggcagtgccgcaaatctgaccctttaaatccctgtagctccgaacgTAATGATGaattgtacaaacgaaaaggagatttaaacccagtTCTTACttgacacgggcataagttaattatttctgcatatcgtctccgaagagtaaaaaaatctttcgttggtttgggtgtactcttctataacaagattccCAAGACTGAGATGAACCTGCCAacgcatagctttaagcaacgtgttaaaaaacaattacttagtcgaggttattaaaccattgatgagttccttagaGATAAAGGCGCTTGAGGCttttggatcagcttccaccttcacacaggaagtaaaactttaAGATATTGTGTAATGTTGTcgtcaattgtaaattataatactgtatgttgttttttaaagagaaactgttgaatttcttgccagtttcttctcagcagaaccagccttctgaactggtggtagaatctttacaaatagtcaactgacgtgtcacaAGTGCTGaaaaactgagcctacttgaaataaatgatttttgattttgattttgattagaTTAATATAGCGCTTTAATCCcttttatgaaacaaaatacCGATAGCGATACTTCGCACTATGagataaaagatttaaaaaaatcatcgcCATCTTACATGCAGGGGAGGttgtctataaaatatttacgacTTTGCCgacatttttaactaaaattgcTAAATTACAACTATCTCGTTGTtgagctaaaccgcggacagacagacagacatggtgAAAGtttaagggttccttgtggtctacggaaccctaaaaatagtgGTGTATAGGCAGGCTGTTGCTtttaaagtcatcatcatcatttatttatttatttatttatttatttgtaacgccaacaatgacagcagaaaacattatatataagtgagttacaaaattcttgaactactgcagccatcttttacaggcattcacaacactgcagagtccggttaaaaacttaaagtaaaagattaacttacaatctaaaataatttaccaaaaatttacaataataaaaaaaataattaaaatgtcaaaatcaagaaggtttacaatgttaattaaaatgtcaaaatcaagaaggtttacaatattaattaaaatgtcaaaatcaaataattgatcatcatcatcatcatcatcatcatcattatttttaacaaagtaatatattcagcttactgttgatcacgagtctcctctcagaatcagtgAGGGGTTCAGTGAGGGGCTAGACTATCACTATTAGACCACCACGATGGCCTaaacggattggcagacttcacacactcaggtatgaagtttccttacgatgttttcccttcaccgtttgaggaacgtgatatttattttcaagaatttaaatatcacgtaagaggcaaaataaataaacacagttTAAAGTTCATCGTTTTTAATTTCATCACCCTTCTTAGAAATTAGCCCAAGCTCAGCTCGTTTTTCCcacttttttaaaaactgatcCCAAAAGTTGAACCTGTACTTCCATAAATCCTTctctactttaataattttgtcaatatgCAGATACTGCTTGGATTTCAAATCATATGCAGGCCATTTGATGTCACCCAATGGATTATCCTCGTGGGGGGTTGGATtcctgtaaataaaattaatgtatgttttttaggGTAAGTCAACAAGGAACACTTATGTATGTCTGTTCGTGGTttagtttaaaaactatttgtACTAGCTACTATTTGCAGATAGCCCAGTGAGCCCAGTGAGCCgatgaagagccgtgatagcccagtgaatatgacctctgcctccgattccggagggtgtaggttcgaatccggtccggggcattcacctccaacttttcagttgtgtgcattttaagaaattaaatatcacgtgtctgaatcggtaaaggaaaacatcgtgaggaaacctgcataccagagaattatcttaattctctgcgtgtgtaaagtctgccaatccgcattgggccagcgtggtggactattggccttagccctctcattctgggaggagactcgagctcagcagtgagccgaatatgggttgatgacgactattTGCAGAGCATTAAGTCAGCATACGTACATTAAACACACCGAATAAGTCGGTACatgtaaagtataaatatttagattGTTTTTACTCGTATATAGACAAGAGTTTAAAGGCGATTTGCTGTATAAAACTGAAGGAGCATCATCTGCCTTACCCGCAGgcgttcagttttaactgtatcgttttatctaatcgaaactGTACTGTATCTTTGTATCCATCAATCTCGATGTAATCTCTGCCCGACATTTCtctaataagtaaaaaaatctcaaaatatttaaatttcaaagcaagaaaattgacaaaattcaCTTTAAAGCCGATTtcaagaataaatttattacaaaacctgCTTGTTTCATAGCGGAAGAGAATATTATGCAAATGTTCGTCACTCACCCGTATTTTATGAAGTTTGCCCACATTTTTATCAATTTCATTAGCATTTTCTGCTCCTCCGAGTCTGTACTTTGATACTTAATATATTGCTCATTGAGATTCGGGCATCTGAATAAATAGCATAGTTCGTCTCCCGTGGCGGCTCCCCATGTACCTTCTTCAGCCTTTGCCATTTTCAAAAAGTTCACCTTATTCTCATTCAAATCACTGAAGTAATCgaagtaataataatacacaGGACTTGAAGATATGTTAGAGTACATTTGTACAGCTTTGTCTATACCGTACGCTTTTATATCCCCAATGTAAGTCATGTATTCTGGTGCACTTTTTACAGTCACGTTgcctttgaaataaaatttctttaattcGTCTATCGCCTCGTAGTAGGCGTCATGTAAAGGATCGAATTGAAAATTCATACGCAAAGGCATTAAAAAGGTAAAATCTTTATCAACCATTTTAAGCCAATGCGGTTCCATAAGGAATCTCAGTGCGGCAGCGAAACCCTCGCGGGAGTTAAGCCCGATCATAATAGGAATGTTTACATTCTCGGATGAATTTTCCGGATATTCGGTTACGAGGCCATCCGAATCTTTCTCGACTATAGGACCGAATGCTAGTATTCCTTTCTGGTTTTCTTTATAATAGTCATCTGGCACTGTTCGCAGTTCTTCGTCTAATAATTTCCAGGCGGGCACTTCATTTAGTTCCTGTAGAAGCTTATCATCGTTAGTAGTGGGTATTTCTAGCAATTTCCCCATTTTGAATGCTCTTTCTCGAACATTTTCTTGCAAGAAAGTGGGGCTTAAAGCCGTGCCGCTCTGGAGGATGGCTGAACGGAATAGTTTATGTGCTTTTGACCGTATTAGCAAATCCACAGCAACACCGCCTGCTTGAGAGCCTAATAAAGTGACTTTTTCGGGATCGCCTCCAAAGTTCCTTATATTTTTTGAGATCCATTCTAATCCTGCAACTATGTCCTTTAGACCAGCGTTCCCGGGTGTGTTTTTATTCTCGAAGGAAAGAAAACCAAATATAGAGAGTCGGTGACTTATGGTAACAACAATTATGTCTTCTTCTATAAAGAAGTCTGGTGCATaatcttttgttttattgtaggAGGTTTGGAAGCGATCGCTATAAATAAACACTACTACTGG from Bicyclus anynana chromosome 20, ilBicAnyn1.1, whole genome shotgun sequence includes the following:
- the LOC112057384 gene encoding esterase E4-like, giving the protein MAVPSVSLILLFVFCLNEATGNVIVETKSGKVSGLEVKSIFPDEKHYAFLSIPYALPPIGNLRFKAPVPHPGWEDVLEAKNARKTCAQYYLPQRNVKNYGFAGDEDCLHLSIHTPKLPSKENSLPVIVFLYNENFRSTYNATKEYGNDFFMKEEVIIVTLNHRIGSLGFVSFEDEILPGNNGIRDVILALKWIKDNIINFGGDPSRVTLMGNLGGGVIVDILLHSPKAKGLFSAAVMQSQSAHHPLFMTYNAKKRAIALADYLKEKATTSELFLQRMSGVSAFKLTEAELLSIDADEARAVQRGVVEFGPVVEIEHDDAILTKLPENSTIQVSVPVMIGFNSREAIEISERYLHMPNFLTYADRDFLLLFPRRVNYHFKLNDHIYYKAIEDIKDFYFEEGYVKISKPSEYMNQVGDMEVFYPIDNTVRKYTNTTDSPVYYYMFDYSGDLNFRKKSILEEARTLDGTWGASIGDELCYLFICQKHRKVYRKLLESEDSEEIKVVWSMVKLFADFAKTGNPTPPGSDFTWKPATKENRQALIISEELKMQPHLYKDKVKFWDDFIEKYEKLAVDGVVKDIKDEL
- the LOC112057584 gene encoding juvenile hormone esterase-like, encoding MFQKKSYHAFMGIPFAAPPIKDLRFLAPQKIEPWDGVLSATKIKPACIQYNTVTHKGKPFGLYGKEDCLYLDIFAPDLNDNKKPVVVFIYSDRFQTSYNKTKDYAPDFFIEEDIIVVTISHRLSIFGFLSFENKNTPGNAGLKDIVAGLEWISKNIRNFGGDPEKVTLLGSQAGGVAVDLLIRSKAHKLFRSAILQSGTALSPTFLQENVRERAFKMGKLLEIPTTNDDKLLQELNEVPAWKLLDEELRTVPDDYYKENQKGILAFGPIVEKDSDGLVTEYPENSSENVNIPIMIGLNSREGFAAALRFLMEPHWLKMVDKDFTFLMPLRMNFQFDPLHDAYYEAIDELKKFYFKGNVTVKSAPEYMTYIGDIKAYGIDKAVQMYSNISSSPVYYYYFDYFSDLNENKVNFLKMAKAEEGTWGAATGDELCYLFRCPNLNEQYIKYQSTDSEEQKMLMKLIKMWANFIKYGNPTPHEDNPLGDIKWPAYDLKSKQYLHIDKIIKVEKDLWKYRFNFWDQFLKKWEKRAELGLISKKGDEIKNDEL